Proteins co-encoded in one Theileria equi strain WA chromosome 3, complete sequence genomic window:
- a CDS encoding hypothetical protein (encoded by transcript BEWA_004880A) has translation MLSGSLLLKLPRDWQLKMHNEILSKLHLCISDTEVASAVADNTWRCLSQESLNKHELAERLQQDLTEYALDFSEWVIDFAQKSIEYYLETVSSSANKEPNNEATKTTAPSLPKSVDKTTPSPAKESRGRILKKAIKEVSQKTPLSKTVDPLNDTLDNLIRKQKIAKLQGMANAPLGVQTKSGKFKQPNTDTTERAPSKSTFFKNMTLLNTTNDNSQNNEVIKVPKICINFPNCQYGDKCRYIHPVHKICKNLPNCPFGDKCAFIHPSNG, from the exons ATGTTGAGTGGCTCTCTGTTATTAAAGTTACCAAGGGATTGGCAACTAAAGATGCACAATGAGATTCTAAGCAAGTTACACCTGTGCATTTCCGATACAGAAGTTGCCTCCGCCGTCGCAGATAACACGTGGCGTTGCCTGTCCCAGGAAAGCCTCAATAAACACGAGTTGGCCGAGAGACTTCAACAGGATCTCACGGAATAC GCACTTGATTTCTCCGAGTGGGTCATAGATTTTGCCCAAAAGTCAATAGAGTACTATCTGGAGACTGTGAGTTCGAGTGCTAACAAGGAGCCAAATAACGAAGCTACGAAAACAACAGCTCCATCTTTGCCAAAGTCTGTCGATAAGACTACCCCTAGTCCGGCAAAAG AGTCCCGTGGTAGAATTCTAAAGAAAGCCATAAAAGAAGTTTCTCAAAAGACGCCCTTGTCAAAAACAGTGGATCCGTTGAATGATACTCTAGACAACTTGATAAGGAAACAAAAGATAGCAAAGCTACAGGGTATGGCAAATGCTCCGCTGGGTGTTCAGACCAAAAGTGGAAAGTTTAAACAACCGAATACGGATACCACTGAAAGGGCGCCTTCAAAGagcacatttttcaaaaacATGACGCTTTTAAATACAACCAATGATAATTCTCAAAATAATGAAGTTATAAAAGTACCAAAGATTTGTATAAACTTTCCAAACTGTCAATATGGAGATAAATGTCGATATATACACCCTGTGCACAAGATTTGTAAGAATTTGCCAAATTGCCCATTTGGAGATAAATGTGCATTCATACATCCAAGCAATGGATAA
- a CDS encoding lipid-binding/transfer protein, putative (encoded by transcript BEWA_004900A) — translation MTVSGDSKEVNAPETQSGDNPEKTPVATIDGYLTKFNEDLIWRFERDLTFADYTLVRDYDFGTSNLKLFSKPRSDTTLKEFLVQGIVDVSKENLLALLTNLKNRPLWDSTYVEHEDITYIEETCTDVTFSVSKYPFPLTKRTYMVTRTLYNTENGTVALLSLATDKYKTDKKYRWSTHVDDFESLLILKDCKDDENQARTSMVATYFENPKAMVPNAYVNLITGQVVPGILAKMVIASQKLDHKESVGYCGKLKYSTLKFEDKGLEHDEL, via the coding sequence ATGACAGTCAGTGGCGATTCTAAAGAAGTAAACGCTCCAGAAACACAGTCCGGAGATAATCCCGAAAAAACCCCTGTAGCCACCATCGACGGATATCTAACAAAGTTCAACGAAGATTTAATCTGGCGTTTCGAAAGGGATCTGACATTCGCTGACTACACTCTAGTGCGTGATTACGATTTTGGAACTTCGAACCTAAAACTCTTTAGCAAACCAAGAAGTGACACAACACTCAAGGAGTTTCTGGTACAGGGAATTGTTGATGTGTCCAAGGAAAACCTTCTTGCCCTTCTAACAAACCTAAAGAATAGGCCACTTTGGGATAGCACATATGTAGAACATGAGGATATAACATACATTGAGGAAACCTGTACGGATGTTACATTCTCGGTTTCAAAATACCCGTTTCCTTTAACAAAGAGAACCTATATGGTTACAAGGACTCTTTATAATACTGAAAATGGTACAGTCGCACTGCTAAGTCTAGCAACAGACAAATATAAAACCGACAAAAAGTATAGATGGTCTACTCATGTAGATGACTTTGAGAGTCTCCTTATACTTAAAGATTgtaaagatgatgaaaatcAGGCAAGGACTTCTATGGTAGCTacatattttgagaatcCAAAAGCCATGGTACCAAACGCATATGTAAACTTAATCACCGGACAAGTCGTCCCAGGAATCCTAGCTAAAATGGTTATCGCATCTCAAAAGCTGGACCATAAAGAATCTGTTGGATATTGCGGTAAATTAAAGTATAGCACCCTAAAGTTCGAAGACAAGGGATTGGAACATGACGAGCTATAG
- a CDS encoding mago nashi protein, putative (encoded by transcript BEWA_004920A): MEEDNFYLRYYVGHEGRFGHEFLEFEVESDGRLRYANNSNYKRDILIKKEVYLTKEVVNELSRIITDSEITHESDNGWPQPDRIGKQELEIKLDGKYYTFTTSKIGSLHDIQGSKDPEGLRIFYYLVQDLKCFIFSLISLHFRVSCVV, translated from the exons atggaagaagataatTTTTATCTTCGGTACTA TGTTGGACACGAAGGTAGATTCGGTCACGAATTTCTCGAGTTTGAAGTAGAATCTGATGGAAGACTACGCTATGCCAACAATTCCAACTATAAAAGGGATATATTAATCAAAAAGGAGG TCTACCTAACCAAAGAAGTCGTAAATGAGCTCTCTCGTATAATAACAGACTCTGAAATAACTCATGAAAGTGATAATGGATGGCCACAACCCGATAGAATAGGGAAACAGGAACTGGAAATCAAACTTGATGGGAAAtactacacatttacaacTTCAAAAATCGGCTCACTCCATGATATACAAGGCTCAAAAGATCCTGAAGGCTTGCGTATATTCTACTATCTGGTGCAAGATCTCAAGTGCTTTATCTTCTCCCTAATTAGTCTGCATTTTAGAGTAAGTTGTGTAGtataa
- a CDS encoding hypothetical protein (encoded by transcript BEWA_004890A) produces MIVTELEGSSDGSADSNHIATDYTVKEFSITNDEEENEEHLDDNLRKMYDYYVSEVIEDMEKESVDKSNTDPTEEQIRADSCEVLGKEFKNESFTKTFKTLVDIVVEPQNDCCLSPSSSDSEASEDVISIIPTISSLSTNFITQTTNIFSSKSTEDIQNSG; encoded by the coding sequence ATGATAGTGACCGAGTTGGAAGGAAGTTCTGATGGTTCAGCTGACTCTAACCATATTGCAACAGACTACACGGTAAAAGAATTTAGCATAACTAACGAcgaagaagaaaatgagGAGCATTTAGATGACAATCTGCGGAAAATGTACGATTACTATGTCTCAGAGGTCATTGAagatatggaaaaggaaagtGTCGATAAAAGCAACACAGATCCAACTGAAGAACAAATACGCGCTGATTCATGTGAAGTTTTGGGTAAGGAGTTCAAGAATGAATCCTTCacaaaaacatttaaaacacTAGTAGATATTGTGGTGGAACCACAAAATGATTGTTGTTTGTCTCCCTCCAGTTCTGATTCAGAAGCGTCTGAGGATgttatttccatcatccCAACTATTTCTAGTTTGTCAACCAACTTTATAACCCAAACCACAAACATTTTCAGCTCAAAAAGCACTGAAGATATTCAAAATTCAGGTTAG
- a CDS encoding hypothetical protein (encoded by transcript BEWA_004910A), which translates to MKYLLGGSTGLLKEIDTTNRTLQCFTRLQDQSLDKNVTSMCWSGGFGGYLQDKITVGHSDGTLRLFEFPTMEILKEVKLPSKCIHVSMLGKHFDQFGPDFYAKNDNSILYPAYSDSDVYNGHDRQLLAVCESGHIFVFDWSLDSDSSVSKVLDLVTGESTDTDIPGIISGFKYKSPINAVAVNSLMTNRIVIGGLEIPPILFDLFTGKILWAGKYPHATLLDLKSAMDIRGIVFLEDIDQDTFCVSTSDSSIYVYDTTSQRDPIFELNICDERAKGLSYNSLLYSGISDHNTKHRKLLNTSINVNYSHDNRNIIRMTTTPNITVEHVKGEEDSTNTLEGHGLSIKCRTLGGNDYCNIYISDNVGSVYHMQLLTGDRLVEWVHRKLCKSKEYKKDVKKLSYDEKLEVMNHLIEARKRLASSSHNDKHIHFRKSGYNQFIGKVIYSFNIHNGAVLGLQSIGNYLVTASLDRFTKVLDIKTGKVIYQHYCNQKQTSILVPREYFLETFDNEKEFKALKEPEPEPEQDPVVPSEDGLDEHMMDELEDNDPFDDDD; encoded by the exons ATGAAATACCTACTTGGAGGCTCCACAGGCCTCCTGAAGGAGATTGATACCACCAATCGCACGTTGCAATGCTTTACAAGGCTGCAAGATCAATCCctggataaaaatgtaacTTCCATGTGTTGGTCCGGTGGATTCGG AGGATATCTCCAAGACAAAATTACAGTTGGTCACAGTGATGGAACTCTTCGATTATTCGAATTTCCTACCATGGAGATACTCAAGGAAGTCAAATTGCCCTCAAAATGTATCCATGTGAGTATGTTAGGAAAGCATTTTGACCAATTTGGCCCTGATTTTTATGCCAAGAACGATAATTCAATTCTGTATCCAGCATATTCGGATTCTGATGTATACAATGGCCATGATAGGCAGTTATTGGCCGTTTGTGAATCAGGTCACATTTTTGTTTTCGATTGGAGTTTGGATTCCGATTCCTCTGTCTCCAAGGTTTTGGACTTGGTAACTGGAGAATCGACAGACACGGATATTCCCGGGATAATATCTGGATTCAAGTACAAATCCCctataaatgcagttgCTGTAAACTCTCTAATGACAAACAGGATAGTTATTGGAGGACTTGAGATTCCACCAATACTCTTTGATTTGTTCACAGGTAAGATTTTATGGGCTGGGAAGTATCCTCATGCAACGCTCTTGGATTTAAAGAGTGCTATGGATATACGCGGAATCGTTTTTTTAGAGGATATTGACCAAGATACCTTTTGTGTTTCTACATCTGATTCGTCCATTTACGTTTACGATACAACAAGTCAAAGGGACCCTATTTTTGAACTAAACATTTGTGATGAGCGCGCAAAGGGATTGTCTTATAACTCTCTTTTGTATTCCGGAATTTCGGACCATAATACGAAGCATCGCAAATTATTAAATACAAGTATAAATGTAAACTATTCTCATGACAATAGGAATATTATTAGAATGACAACAACTCCAAACATAACGGTCGAACATGTGAAAGGCGAGgaagattctacaaatacATTGGAGGGTCATGGATTATCCATAAAATGCAGAACATTGGGAGGAAATGATTATTGtaacatttacatttccGACAATGTTGGTTCCGTATATCACATGCAGTTACTCACTGGGGATAGATTGGTTGAGTGGGTACACAGAAAGCTCTGTAAATCAAAAGAGTACAAGAAAGATGTTAAAAAATTGAGttatgatgaaaagttGGAGGTTATGAACCACCTTATAGAAGCCAGAAAGAGACTTGCGTCATCATCGCATAATGACAAACATATTCACTTTAGAAAATCAGGTTATAACCAGTTTATTGGTAAAGTGATTTATTCCTTCAATATTCACAATGGAGCCGTTCTCGGTTTGCAATCGATTGGAAATTACCTTGTGACAGCAAGCTTGGATAGATTTacaaaagttttggatataaaaacAGGCAAGGTTATTTACCAACACTACTGTAACCAAAAGCAGACATCCATACTGGTTCCAAGAGAGTATTTCTTAGAGACCTTTGATAACGAGAAAGAATTCAAGGCCCTTAAAGAGCCTGAACCAGAACCGGAACAAGATCCTGTAGTTCCTTCTGAAGATGGCTTGGATGAACATATGATGGATGAGTTGGAAGATAACGATCCCTTTGATGATGACGATTAA